CTTCCAGCAGTTTGTAGCCGTCGTTGATCAGGCGGGCGTCCGGCGGCTCCAGGAACGGAAAATGCCGGATGTCTCCCAGCCCGGAGGTGGTCATCTGCAGGATGACGGACGCCAGGTTGGTGCGAAGGATCTCCGGGTCCGTGTATTCCGGCCGGTTGATAAAGTCGGTCTCGTCATAGAGCCGGAAGCAGATACCCGGCGCCACCCGGCCACACCGCCCTGCCCGCTGGTTGGCACTGGCCTGGGACACCGGCTCAATGGGCAGACGCTGGATTTTCGAGCGCACACTGTAACGGCTGATCCGCGCCACGCCGGTGTCGATCACGTAGCGTATACCCGGCACCGTCAGGGAGGTTTCCGCCACGTTAGTGGAAAGCACTATGCGCCGGCCGCGGTGACCCTGGAATATCCGGTTCTGCTCCTGGTTACTGAGGCGTGAATACAGCGGCAGCACCTCGGTATGGCGCAGCTCCGCGTGGCGCAACACCTTGCTCAGGCTGCGGATTTCCCGCTCGCCAGGCAGGAATACCAGCACATCGCCCGGGGGTTGTTTTTCCGCCCGCTCGTGTTGCTCGATCTCCTCCATGGCCCGCAGCACGCCGTCGGTCCAGCCCTGGTCACGATCATCTTCGTCACCGGTCAGGGGGCGATAGCGGATATCCACCGGAAAGGTGCGGCCGCTGACTTCAATCACCGGGGCATCGTTGAAGAACTGGCTGAACCGCTCCACCTCAATGGTGGCGGAGGTGATAATGACCTTCAGGTCCGGGCGTTTGGGCAGGAGCTGTCGCAGGTAGCCCATCAGAAAATCGATGTTGAGGCTGCGTTCGTGGGCCTCATCAATAATCAGGGTGTCGTAACGGTCGAGAAACCGGTCGTGCTGGACTTCCGACAGCAGGATGCCATCGGTCATCACCTTCAGTCGTGACTGCTCTGAGGTGGTATCGGTGAAACGTACCTGGTAGCCCACCTGGCCACCGGTATGCTCTCCGAGTTCCTCGGCAATGCGGCCGGCGACGGTGCGGGCAGCAATTCGCCGCGGCTGGGTATGGCCAATCAGCCCGCGAATGCCGCGGCCGCTGTTCATGCAGATCTTGGGAATCTGGGTGGTTTTACCCGAACCGGTTTCACCGGCAATGATCACCACCTGATTCTGTTCGATGGCCTCGCGAATATCATCGACCCGGTCCGATACCGGAAGCGACGAGGGAAAGGTGGCAGGTTTGTGCAGCGCCAGGCGCTCTCTGACTCTGGCCTGACCGCGGTCAAGCCATTGCGCCATTTTCTCAAGGTCTTTCTGCCCCGGGTGGCCTTTTTTACGGGCCACCAGCTTGTGAATACGGGCTGCTTCAATCTGGTTGCAGGTATCCAGCTGTTCCAGGACGGCCTTTACGGCCGCCCTGCAATCTGGTGTATTCGCTGGCTGTGCTGGTGGGGCTTGTGTCATCGAACCTTTTACTTGTTGTTGGCTTCGTCCCGGAGCTCGCGGCGCAGGATCTTGCCAACGTTGGTTTTCGGCAGTTCTTCGCGGAACTCGAACGACTTGGGCACCTTGTAGGCGGTCAGGCGTTCACGGCAGAACTCTTTCAATTCGTTTTCCGTAACGCCTTCTGCGGTGGGCACCAGGAAGACCTTCACGGCTTCGCCGCTCTTGGCATCTTCCACACCGACAGCGGCACATTCAACCACTTTCGGGTGACCGCTCACAACATCTTCGATTTCGTTCGGGAACACGTTGAAGCCGGACACGATAATCATGTCCTTCTTGCGATCCACGATACGAATATAGCCATCTTCCTGGATCAGGGCGATGTCGCCGGTTTGCAGGAAGCCATCGTCGGTAAAGGATTTCTGGGTGTCCTCGGGGCGCTGCCAGTAGCCGCGCATCACCTGCGGGCCCTTCACACACAGCTCGCCCGGCTCGCCAATCGGGGTTTCGTTGCCGTCATCGTCAATGGTTTTGACTTCGGTGCCCGGAATCGGCAGGCCGATGGTACCAAGCTGAATGGCACTATTGGGGTTGAAGGTGACTACCGGCGACGTTTCGGTCATGCCGTAACCTTCACTGATTTCACAGCCGGTGACGCGCTGCCACATCTTGGCAGTATCGCTGGTCAGCGCCATACCACCCGACGAGGTCAGCTTCAGCCCACTGAAATCCAGATCCTGGAACTCCTCGTTGTTACACAACGCCACGAACAGAGTATTCAGGCCCAGGAAAGCCGTGAACTTGTATTTTTTGAGTTCCTTGACGAAGCCCGGAATATCGCGGGGGTTCGGAATAAGCACGTTATGAGCGCCGGCTTCCAGCATGATGCCGCAGTTCAGGGTGAACGAGTAGATGTGGTACAGCGGCAGCGGTGCAATCACCACTTCCTTGCCCTCTTCCACCGTGTCTTCCATCATCGGGCGTACCTGCAGCAGGTTCGCCACCAGGTTGCCGTGAGTCAGCATGGCGCCCTTGGCAACACCCGTGGTACCACCGGTGTACTGCAGTACCGCGATATCGTCTTTCTTGCACTCAACCGGAGTGAACTTTTCCTTGCTACCGGCGCTGAGAACCGCTGGCAGTTTGTGGGCCTGTGGCAGGTTATAGGCCGGTACCATCTTCTTCAGGTGTTTTACCGCCGCATTCATCAGCGTACGCTTCAGCGGAGAGTGCATGTCAGCAATTTCGGTAACAATGACATGCTCGATGCTGGTATGGGGGAGCACTTTCTCGGCGTTATTGGCCATGTTGGCCAGCACCACGAGCGCTTTGGCGCCGGAGTCGTTAAACTGGTGTTCCATCTCGCGAGTGGTATACAGCGGGTTGGTATTCACCACGATCAGGCCGGCGCGCATGGCACCGAACACGACAACGGGATACTGGGTGACATTGGGCATCTGAACCGCAATCCGGTCACCCGGTTTGAGGTCAGTCTTGTTCTGCAACCAGGCCGCAAAATTACGGCTCTGGGTGTCCAGATCGCGATAAGTGAGCGTGGCGCCAACAGCGCTAAAGGCAGGCCGGTCGGCGTATTTTTTCACCGCCTGATCAAATACGTCCACCATGCTGGTGTACTTGTCCAGGTCAACGTTGTGGGGCACACCGGCGGGGTATTTGTCCTGATAGAACTGCTCAAAATCCATCACCATCTCCTGTTGGGCGTTTGTGCTTATAATGTGTACGGATATCGGATTGATCAATAAATCAACCAGACAAAAGTATCAGCCTCGAAAAGTCGGGAGAGAATAGCAGTTTTGTGAACGATGAGGTAGTTTTCGAGGCAGGACTGTAGCCTTTACAACCAATAACCTGATTGGCAATTATCCCGTCAGGACCGCCAGCGGAGCCCAAATGAGCGACACCCTCGATACGCTTGAAAACATTACCTACGACGAACTTCAGGAAGGCGACTCTGCAACCTTCGTAAAGACACTGACAGAAGACGAGCTGGTGCTCTTTGCGGCGGTATCCGGCGACGTTAACCCGTTGCACCTGGATTCCGAATTTGCCGCCGACTCCGGGTACCATGAGCGTATTGCTCATGGCATGTGGAGCGGTTCGCTGATTTCCGCTGCCCTGGCCACCGTGATGCCGGGACCAGGCACTGTCTATCTGGAACAGAGCCTGACGTTCAGACAGGCAGTCAAAGTGGACGATACACTCACGGTAAACCTGAAAGTGCTTAGCAAGGGGCGAAGGAACCGCGTGACCCTGGCCTGCGACGTTCGTAACCAGAATGGTGAGAAGGTAGTCACCGGTGAAGCCAAAGTAATCGCCCCCACCCAGAAAGTGTCCCTCAGCAAACCCCGGCTACCCAAGATTACCATTGAACGCTAGCCCGGCAGAAAGTCGATGGGGAATCTCACCGTGCGGGATTCCACATCGTCTTCACCGAAGTTGAACAGGCGTACCCGTGTGGCGATACGCTGCTCCAGACTGTCATTGTTCAGCTCGGAACTCACCACCTCGCAGCGGGACACCGAGCCATCTGGCTCGATCACCAGCTCCAGCATCAGCTTGCCTTCCAGGGTCGGGTCCTGCCTCAGCTCCCTTCGATACAGCGAATAAAGCGCAGTTTTCTGGGCATCAAATACCTGGCGGATATTGCTCATGGCACGTTTCCCTGGCCCGGAATCCGGCGCGGGTACCGGCTCGGGCGCCGCTTCCTGTGCCACCTCGACCTCTCTGACTTCGTGGCCGGCAACGGCGACGTCGGCTTCCGGCGCCGATTCCCGACTCACACCCCCGCTGCCTGCCAGAGCTGTATCCGCATCGGATTCGGCGCCGAACAGGTCTCCCGGCCTGGTATCACCTGCGGCCTCGACGTTGGCGGAGAGGGTTTTCACCCGGTCCGGCTCTGGCGTGCGCATGCTGGCAAGCTGGTCCTTCATCGCTAACAGGCCTGAACGAGAGGCGGTTTCGCGCGCCTGCTCCACGGTCTGTTTCGGCTCTGTCCGGGCAGGCTCCGGTGGCGGCGTTTCTTTGATTGCCTCGGCCACTGAGGGCGCCTGGATTTCCGGTTCCGGCTCTGCCGGTTCGGGATCGGGTTGCGGGTCGGGCTCTGGCTCCGGCTCTGGCAAAGACACCGGCTCCGGTGGCTCGGGCTGTTCCACCAGCCTGGCCAGTTGAGGTGGTATTTTCTCCGCTTCGCTGCGTTCCGGTTCGGGAAGATTCATGGCAGGAATCAGGAATGCCGGCGGCAGAAAAACCGCGACCATAACCAGCAAGGCCAATACGAATCGGCGGTTTTCACCTTTCTCCGCGCCCCAGGGCAAGCCGGAAGGCAGGTTCTGACGGTCAGCCACTACCCACCTCCTTTGTTGACTCCACAGCGAGCCGCACCTGCCGGAAATCTTCATCAATACAGGTCTGCATGATCTTTCGAAGCAGTCGGTAATCCGTCGAACGCCCCGCCATAATGGTTACTTCATGTCCCTGCTCCGGCACCTCTCCCCTGCGATTCCTGACCCACGCGAGCTCTTCGGCCAGCCCGCCAATGGTTTTGTCGCCAGTCTCGATGCTGTCCAGTGTGGCCACTTCACGGCCCTGAACCAGAATAGACCGGCCAATCACCTGAACCATCATGGATTCCACTGCGTCGTTCTCTGCAGTGGATTCCGGAAGCGGTACGTCAGCCGTATTCTGCATCACCTTCACATCGGAGGAGCTCACCATCAGAAAGAACACCAGAATGGTGAAGATATCCATCAGTGAGACCAGGTTCAGGCCACCGGGCCGATGCATGCGCCCGTAGTGGCGCTGCATCCGGCGGGCGCGACGGGATGTTTTCATACGCCCTCCCCGGTATCCGACAGTGCCCGGTCTTCAGCAGCGTCAGCCAGGGCAACATCCGGAAACAGCTCTCCTTCCACCACGCTGGCGGCCACTACGGCCTGGTAGGAACGAAGCGTGTCCATGGTTGTCACCAGTGTCTGGTAATCGATCTCCGGGCCGACCTCAAGGACGATATCCGTCTTGTCCGGCACCTGTTGCTTGACCTGCTTCAGGGTTTCCCGCAAGCCGTCGAAATCCTGCTCGCCTTCCACCAATGGCAGCGTGCGGATGACGCCGCGCTCGCTGTCCAGCACTTCCAGACCGTCCGGTATCAGGGCAACCACTAGCCGCAACTCGTCGGCCTCCGGTGCCTCACCGGCTTCCATGCCCGGGAAGTTCAGCTCAATCATCCGGATCTGGCTGAACACCATGCCCAGCAGCAGAACCGGTACCAGCACGATCATCAGATTCAAGAACGGCGTGATGTCCAGTTCCGGATTGCTGGCGAGCCTGCGATGCTTTCGTCTCATACTGCGAAACCCCGGCTCAGGCGGCGGATTGCTTTGGTGAGGGCGACGTCTGCTCGGAAATGATGTTCAGCAGCTTCACACCGGCCATCTCGAAACTGTCGACAATCTCGTTGGTGCGGGTCTGAAGCAATGCATGGAACATCAGCAACGGAATCGCCGACATCAGCCCGAAGGCGGTGGTGTTCATGGCCACGGAAATGCTTTCCGACAATAAAGACGCCTTCTGAGACGGGTCCGCGGCGGCGACCGCCGTGAAGGCGGCTATCAGTCCAATGATGGTGCCAAGCAGCCCCAGCAAGGTAGCTATATTGGCCAGTGTGGCCAGGTACTGGGTGCGTTTCTCCAGCCGCGGCAACACTTCCATCAACCCCTCTTCCATGGCGTATTCAACATCTTCGCGGGGATGATTATTGAGCAGCCGACCAATACCGGCACTCATGATAGAGGCGATAGCACTGTCGGAACTGCTGGCCGCTTTCATGGCACGCTGGTAGTCCCGCTTACGCAGCAGCGGCAGTATGCCTTTCTCGAACGCCAGGCGGTTCCGTCGTCGCACCGAAGCGAGATAGACAAAACGTTCAATCGTGATCGCCAGGCCAACCGCCAGCACAAGGGCGATGGGGTACATGAAGGGACCACCTTCCTGAAAAAATCGAACAACAGTTTCCAGCATATTCAGACTCCCGTTTCTACTGCAGGGACAGCGTGGAATCCAGGGACGGATTCAGCGTTTCACGAAATTTCCGGTGACGCTCCAGCGTCAGCGGATCCTTGGGTTCAAGTAATTCCTCGTTACCGGCCTCCAGCTCTGCCCGCGTCCGGCGTGGCAGGGTTGGTGGCTGCCAGGGCAGGATATAGAGCACGCCCGGGTCGTCATCGCCGGTGTGGCGGGTGATACCCTCCACCGAGAGCGCTACGGTTTCACTTTCTGTCGCAACAGCCTGTGACGGAAGTGTTGCCAGAAGCGCAATCAGTCCGGTTACTGCCATCAAGGGGGATTTGCTCATTTACTCGACCCTCCTCTCCAGGTCCGCAATCCAGCCGGCCACCTGTTTGCCTTCGGCATCGGCAAGCTCGCTGTAACGGCGGTAATGACGTAGCGCGGTATCCAGGTCGAGCAGGTAAAGCTCCGAGATAATCGCCAGGTTGTAATGCAGCTCTTCGGTGTCCGGCGAATGCTCCAGCCCTTTTCGCAACATCGATGCGGCCTCACCAAAGCGCCCCTGCTCCCGCAACAGCAACGCCAGGTTATTGGCCGTCATGGCATTGCGGGGGTCCAGGCTGAAAGCCTGCCGGTACCGAGCCAGGGCCTCTTCAGTATTGCCCTGCTGCTGCGCCTGCCATGCCTGGCGGGCGAGCTCGCCGGCCTCGGCACTGTTGTCCACAACAGGTACGGGCTCGGGCTTACTGGCACAACCGGTGACCAGCACAGACAGACAGAACATCAACAACAGGGAGCGAACCGCGTCAGGCACCATCGTTAGACTCCTCATTCCATGTCATCCAGCGAACGTCCCGGTCATAACGGCCGGGGAACAGCTTTGCCAGCACCTGAAGGCTTTGCTCGACCCAGCGGTCAAACTCACCATCGGCCAGCCGCTGATGATTCTGCGCATGCAGCTTGATGGCTTTCTCCTCGAACGGATAAGCCTCTTCCTCAAGCAGCATCTGATACTGCATCGCCTCCAGCTCGTTCAGGTCCGCTGGCGCTTGCGAGGCAATCAGGTCCTGAGCCATTACCCGATAGAGCTCGGCACGCCGGAAGAGAATTTCTGAGCGCAGGGCATCGCCACCCAATTGTTCAGCCTGCGCCAGACGCTCCCGGGCCGATTCCAGTGCCTGCTGTTTTTTCTCAAGCGATGGCCCCAGGGGATGTTGCAGTGACACGTCCGCAAATTGCACCGCTTCGACCTCAGCCAGCGCCATGGCTGCCCTGCCGGCCCAGGCCAGGGTTTCCTCCGAGTGCCAACGGCTGGCCAGTTCCTGTTCCACCAGTTCAGCGCGATACTTGGGTGGTTCGACGTCGGCCGCTATCAGGCGCTGGCGCATGGTCTGGTTGCGGATGTGGGCGCCGGAATCCGGCGGTGTAAGAGCGGCTTCGGCACCATTGAGCCAGGCCACGTAAATGCGGTTACGCCGGTTATGAGCGTTGGCCTGGTGGTAAAGCTCCGCAGCCCTGAGCTGGCGTTCCCAAGCTGGTGTTTCAGCGCCTGCTCCGGCCATCAGCTCGTCTGCGGCCCGAACCGGTTGTTCTGAAGACTGGTAGGCGAACACCAGTTTTTCGCTGACCGTACTGGTGAGCTCATGGTTCGGATAGTCAGCACGGAAACGGTTCAATTCATTGATCGCAGCCTGCCATCGATCCGCCTTCAACAGGGTATTGGCGGCATCGTAACGACCCTTGACGGCAATATCCGATCCCGGAAGGGCGGACTCCACCCTCTGGAAATGGGCAACTGCCTGATCCGTTCTACCCTCCTCGGCGGCCTGCTCACCCTGATAGTAAATACTGCTTGCCAGTTGGCGCTGCAGGCTTTCAGTGTCTTTGCCCTGTTTATCCGGAAGCTGGCCGGATTCCAGCAGCGCCAGCGACTTGCGCCAGGCGTTTTCAGCCAGACCTAAAGACTCCCCGACAACAAACGCCTCACCAGCAACCAGCCAGGCACTGTAACGCTCCTGGCCGCTGGCGGCCGGATGGGCAATTGCCGCCTCGGCGAAGCGCAGAGCGTCATTGTGACGCCCCTGCGCCAGCAACCGGGTGGCGATATCGGCATTCAGCCCGGGCAGGCGCGAGTCATCCGCAAAGGCTTCAGCAAAACGTTCTGCTTCAACCGCCAGATCGTCCAGTGTGGCGCTCAGGGCATATCGGCTGTCCAGAGCTCCGCGCTGGAGTGCAACAGCGGCCCATGCGGCATCTCCAGCGCCTGGATATCCGCTGGTGTCATATGCCGCCTGCCGGAATCCGGTCAGTGCATCCCGGTACTCGCCAGCCTGCAGGAAGGCATCGCCGGAGAGTCGGAGCACTTCACCGGGCCCGGTAACCCGTGGAGCGAGCTGGCGGTAGTAATTCGCGGCCAGGCGGAATTGCTCACGCTTACGGTCACCCGCGGACTCTTCCGCCTGATCATAATGGTAGTCTGCCAGCGACCGGCTGAACGTCTGCCAACGCTGGCGATCGGAATCGGTAAGTGTCTGGTACCGGTCTGTCTCTGAAAACATTGTCACGTAATCTGCCCGGGCTTCCCGGGCGCGGTCTGCCCGCCCGGCCATAAGCCACACATCCACATTCTGGGCAAGAAACGCAGGCACAGCCGGGTGGTTGTGGTGCTCATCCACAAAACGCCGGTTGACTGTCACGCTGCCCTCATAGCGGGCGTTGCTGGCGTAATAGTCGGCAAGCCGGTCATAAAGCAGGTATGCATAGCCCCTGCCGCCGACGTTATCCAACCATTGCGCCAGTGAATTCGCGCCCCGGGCGTCCGCCGCCATCAGGGCGATAATCCGGAAGGTGTCCTCCACCAGTTCGGCATCATCGGTGGGAATCCGTCGAAAGCTGTCCGTTTCACCGCTGAACCTGTCCAGTACCGCCAGAAACGTTTCACCGGCTCTTTTCCATGCGGAAGGGCCCTGCTTGTACTGGCTCCAGCCCTGCATGTAACGAGCCTTGGTCTTGAGGCTTTCTGCACCATCTCCCGAGATGACCCGGCTATACTCAGACTCCGCCACCGCATAGTCACCCGCCGAGAAAGCCGCTTCAGCAATCCGGAAACGGGCTTCCGGCACCAGGGTCGACGAAGGATAAAGGCCGACAAGCTGGCGCAGGCGATCAATGGACTCTTCCGCCTGACCGGTATAGGCATGGGCTTTCGCCATCTGGTAAAGCAACTCATCAAGCCGGCCCTGATAGGAGCCACGGTCCAGGATGGATTCGTAGCTGTCCAGGGCCTGGCGGTATACCTGCTGTTCCCGCTCATTGCTGAAACTGACGTCTTCATCGGTAACCTTCTGGATGTTCGATAACCGGTTCAGGGCATCAATCCGCACCTCGGGCTCGTCGGAATTATCGAACAGCCGCTGGTATCGCCGGGCCACTTCCGTGGGAGAGATTGCCGGCATGGGGCGGGTTTTGAATTCGAGAAAGACCGGCCGCATGTCGCCGATGGTTTCTCCATCCCGCCCCAGCTCTACCCGGAAGGATTCCTGGGCCATTGCCTTCGCGCCGGACAACGACAGGGTCAAGGTCAGGGAAACGAGCAGCAGGCGTCTCATGGCTCACCCCGTTCGATGTTCTGCAGGGCAAGGTATTCATACAGATGGGCGATCTGCTGTTCGGTGCGGTCCAGGGCAAACGCCATGCGATTGTCCTGGTCTTCCACATAGGCCAGCGCAATCTTGTCGAGGGCTTCTTCAGCCTCACCCTGCAACCGCATGGTCCGGCTTCGAATCCCTCTTACCCGCTCCATGGCCTGGTCGGTCCGGGCCAACAACTTGCTCAGGCGGCGGTCCTTTGCTGCAAGCCTCTGATCCAGTTTCCCAAGGGAGAACTTCAGGTCTGCCAGGGTACTGGCGGCGCCTCGTAACGCCTCCTGCTGTGCAACAGACATCGCACGCTCGCTCAAAGCAGCAATGCGCTCCGACAGCCCCTCGATCTGATCGTTGTAGCGAGCGCCGTTAGCTGTGGAATTGTCAGCGGGCCCAAGGCGCTCCCGGATGGCACGGCGGAAGACCGCGAGGCTGTCTTCACGCTGGGCGAGCTGTTGGCTGATCTGTTCCAGTTCCGCCACGCGGTTGACGGCTTCCTGGGCCCGGGCCTGTTCCATGAATCGCAGCAGATAGGCCGTTCTTGGCTGGGTCAGTGTCCGGCTGTCCGCCAGGAACCACTCAGCGTTGGAATCCCGGGCATCTCTGACCAGTGCCTGGTAGGCGCCCTTGTCGCGAATCTGGTCTGCCAGCTTCCGCAGGGTTACCCGTTCGCTCTCGAACGAGGCGTTGGCAGCCAGATAGGCTTCTCCGGCCTGACCAAGATAACCGGAAAGATCGTACCCACGACCAGTCCCCAACCAGGCATTGGCAACACCCGGATAGGCCAGCGGGTACTTTTTGGCGCGATGCCAGGACTGCATGGCTGCCCGCTGATTACCGTTCGCTGATAGCGCCAGGCCGTGGAGATACAGACCCTGGGGTGTGCTGTAACTCTCAAGCGGCACCTTTTCCAGAAAGCTGATGGCCTTGTCGTGGTCTTCGTGCATGTGCGCAAGATGGCCTGCCCGCACCAGAAGGCGACTTCTGAGTTCCTCGCTGCGCCGGCTGTCGGTGTCTTCTTCCGACATGGCCAACGCCACCCGCAGCGCTACCAGTGCGCGGGACGGGTTCAGGTCCCGCTTGCCGTAATCAGCGGAAATATTCATGTAGCCCAGGGCCGACCAGTAACCGGGCTCCATGGCGGCGAGCACCTGCCCGGCCCTGTCGGTTTGATCCGCTTCGCGGTGGAGCTCGGCCAGGCGATACAGTGCCTGCTGCCGCGTCTCGCCGTGGGCAAGTCTGGCTGCGGTTTCAAGATATTTCCCCGCCGCTTCTTTCTCGCCGCTACTCGCCGCCAGGTCAGCCAGCAAAAGGGCCGCCTGGCCACGATAGTACTGCCCGGCCAGAAGTTGGTCGAGTAACCTCCGGGCGTTGTCGCCATTACTGGTAACCATAAGCGCTCTGGCGCGAACGAGCTGGTCCGCTTCAGTGGACAGATTCCGTGTATAGCGCAAAGCGGCCGCCGGGTCCCCGGAGTCCAGAGCGAACCTGGCCAG
Above is a genomic segment from Marinobacter panjinensis containing:
- a CDS encoding long-chain fatty acid--CoA ligase, yielding MDFEQFYQDKYPAGVPHNVDLDKYTSMVDVFDQAVKKYADRPAFSAVGATLTYRDLDTQSRNFAAWLQNKTDLKPGDRIAVQMPNVTQYPVVVFGAMRAGLIVVNTNPLYTTREMEHQFNDSGAKALVVLANMANNAEKVLPHTSIEHVIVTEIADMHSPLKRTLMNAAVKHLKKMVPAYNLPQAHKLPAVLSAGSKEKFTPVECKKDDIAVLQYTGGTTGVAKGAMLTHGNLVANLLQVRPMMEDTVEEGKEVVIAPLPLYHIYSFTLNCGIMLEAGAHNVLIPNPRDIPGFVKELKKYKFTAFLGLNTLFVALCNNEEFQDLDFSGLKLTSSGGMALTSDTAKMWQRVTGCEISEGYGMTETSPVVTFNPNSAIQLGTIGLPIPGTEVKTIDDDGNETPIGEPGELCVKGPQVMRGYWQRPEDTQKSFTDDGFLQTGDIALIQEDGYIRIVDRKKDMIIVSGFNVFPNEIEDVVSGHPKVVECAAVGVEDAKSGEAVKVFLVPTAEGVTENELKEFCRERLTAYKVPKSFEFREELPKTNVGKILRRELRDEANNK
- a CDS encoding MaoC/PaaZ C-terminal domain-containing protein, giving the protein MSDTLDTLENITYDELQEGDSATFVKTLTEDELVLFAAVSGDVNPLHLDSEFAADSGYHERIAHGMWSGSLISAALATVMPGPGTVYLEQSLTFRQAVKVDDTLTVNLKVLSKGRRNRVTLACDVRNQNGEKVVTGEAKVIAPTQKVSLSKPRLPKITIER
- a CDS encoding AgmX/PglI C-terminal domain-containing protein — encoded protein: MADRQNLPSGLPWGAEKGENRRFVLALLVMVAVFLPPAFLIPAMNLPEPERSEAEKIPPQLARLVEQPEPPEPVSLPEPEPEPDPQPDPEPAEPEPEIQAPSVAEAIKETPPPEPARTEPKQTVEQARETASRSGLLAMKDQLASMRTPEPDRVKTLSANVEAAGDTRPGDLFGAESDADTALAGSGGVSRESAPEADVAVAGHEVREVEVAQEAAPEPVPAPDSGPGKRAMSNIRQVFDAQKTALYSLYRRELRQDPTLEGKLMLELVIEPDGSVSRCEVVSSELNNDSLEQRIATRVRLFNFGEDDVESRTVRFPIDFLPG
- a CDS encoding ExbD/TolR family protein, which produces MKTSRRARRMQRHYGRMHRPGGLNLVSLMDIFTILVFFLMVSSSDVKVMQNTADVPLPESTAENDAVESMMVQVIGRSILVQGREVATLDSIETGDKTIGGLAEELAWVRNRRGEVPEQGHEVTIMAGRSTDYRLLRKIMQTCIDEDFRQVRLAVESTKEVGSG
- a CDS encoding ExbD/TolR family protein, with the translated sequence MRRKHRRLASNPELDITPFLNLMIVLVPVLLLGMVFSQIRMIELNFPGMEAGEAPEADELRLVVALIPDGLEVLDSERGVIRTLPLVEGEQDFDGLRETLKQVKQQVPDKTDIVLEVGPEIDYQTLVTTMDTLRSYQAVVAASVVEGELFPDVALADAAEDRALSDTGEGV
- a CDS encoding MotA/TolQ/ExbB proton channel family protein, producing MLETVVRFFQEGGPFMYPIALVLAVGLAITIERFVYLASVRRRNRLAFEKGILPLLRKRDYQRAMKAASSSDSAIASIMSAGIGRLLNNHPREDVEYAMEEGLMEVLPRLEKRTQYLATLANIATLLGLLGTIIGLIAAFTAVAAADPSQKASLLSESISVAMNTTAFGLMSAIPLLMFHALLQTRTNEIVDSFEMAGVKLLNIISEQTSPSPKQSAA
- a CDS encoding tetratricopeptide repeat protein, whose translation is MVPDAVRSLLLMFCLSVLVTGCASKPEPVPVVDNSAEAGELARQAWQAQQQGNTEEALARYRQAFSLDPRNAMTANNLALLLREQGRFGEAASMLRKGLEHSPDTEELHYNLAIISELYLLDLDTALRHYRRYSELADAEGKQVAGWIADLERRVE
- a CDS encoding tetratricopeptide repeat protein; translated protein: MRRLLLVSLTLTLSLSGAKAMAQESFRVELGRDGETIGDMRPVFLEFKTRPMPAISPTEVARRYQRLFDNSDEPEVRIDALNRLSNIQKVTDEDVSFSNEREQQVYRQALDSYESILDRGSYQGRLDELLYQMAKAHAYTGQAEESIDRLRQLVGLYPSSTLVPEARFRIAEAAFSAGDYAVAESEYSRVISGDGAESLKTKARYMQGWSQYKQGPSAWKRAGETFLAVLDRFSGETDSFRRIPTDDAELVEDTFRIIALMAADARGANSLAQWLDNVGGRGYAYLLYDRLADYYASNARYEGSVTVNRRFVDEHHNHPAVPAFLAQNVDVWLMAGRADRAREARADYVTMFSETDRYQTLTDSDRQRWQTFSRSLADYHYDQAEESAGDRKREQFRLAANYYRQLAPRVTGPGEVLRLSGDAFLQAGEYRDALTGFRQAAYDTSGYPGAGDAAWAAVALQRGALDSRYALSATLDDLAVEAERFAEAFADDSRLPGLNADIATRLLAQGRHNDALRFAEAAIAHPAASGQERYSAWLVAGEAFVVGESLGLAENAWRKSLALLESGQLPDKQGKDTESLQRQLASSIYYQGEQAAEEGRTDQAVAHFQRVESALPGSDIAVKGRYDAANTLLKADRWQAAINELNRFRADYPNHELTSTVSEKLVFAYQSSEQPVRAADELMAGAGAETPAWERQLRAAELYHQANAHNRRNRIYVAWLNGAEAALTPPDSGAHIRNQTMRQRLIAADVEPPKYRAELVEQELASRWHSEETLAWAGRAAMALAEVEAVQFADVSLQHPLGPSLEKKQQALESARERLAQAEQLGGDALRSEILFRRAELYRVMAQDLIASQAPADLNELEAMQYQMLLEEEAYPFEEKAIKLHAQNHQRLADGEFDRWVEQSLQVLAKLFPGRYDRDVRWMTWNEESNDGA